A region from the Medicago truncatula cultivar Jemalong A17 chromosome 6, MtrunA17r5.0-ANR, whole genome shotgun sequence genome encodes:
- the LOC25495738 gene encoding sulfite oxidase, with the protein MPGLTAPSDYSKEPPRHPSLQINSKEPFNAEPKRSALIASYVTPSDFFYKRNHGPIPIVEDINRYCVEISGLVQHSKQLFMKDIRNLPKYNVTATLQCAGNRRTAMSKTRTVKGVGWDVSAIGNAVWGGAKLADVLELVGIPKLTSVTQFGGKHVEFVSIDRCKEEKGGPYKASIPLSQAANPEADVLLAYEMNGEPLNRDHGYPLRVIVPGVIGARSVKWLEAINIIEEECQGFFMQKDYKMFPPSVNWDNIDWSTRRPQMDFPVQCVICSLEDVSTVKPGKVKISGYAASGGGRGIERVDVSVDGGKTWMEASRSQKRGIQYISDAADSDKWAWVLFEVTADIQHSTEIIAKAVDSAANVQPEKVEDVWNLRGILNTSWHRVKVQASYSNL; encoded by the exons ATGCCAGGATTAACAGCACCATCAGATTATTCCAAAGAACCACCTCGTCATCCTTCTCTTCAAATCAACTCCAAG GAACCTTTCAACGCAGAACCAAAACGTTCAGCGCTTATTGCATCGTATGTTACACCTTCCGATTTCTTCTATAAGAGGAATCATGGTCCTATTCCCATCGTTGAAGATATCAACAG ATACTGCGTGGAGATATCTGGTCTTGTGCAGCATTCCAAACAGCTCTTTATGAAAGATATCAG GAATCTTCCAAAGTATAATGTCACTGCCACACTGCAG TGTGCAGGGAATCGGAGGACAGCTATGAGCAAGACGAGGACAGTGAAAGGGGTTGGATGGGATGTTTCTGCTATTGGAAATG CTGTTTGGGGTGGTGCCAAATTAGCTGATGTTCTTGAACTTGTTGGAATTCCCAAGTTGACAAGTGTCACTCAATTTGGTGGAAAACATGTTGAGTTTGTAAGCATTGATAGGTGTAAG gaaGAAAAGGGAGGACCATATAAGGCCTCAATACCACTCAGTCAGGCTGCAAATCCTGAAGCAGATGTTCTACTTgcttatgaaatgaatggagAA CCTCTTAACAGAGATCACGGATACCCGTTACGTGTGATTGTTCCCGGTGTCATTGGAGCTCGGTCTGTTAAATGGCTGGAAGCTATCAATatcattgaagaagaatgcCAG GGTTTCTTCATGCAAAAGGACTACAAAATGTTCCCACCATCAGTGAATTGGGACAATATTGATTGGTCAACCAGGAGACCCCAAATGGATTTCCCTGTTCAG TGTGTTATATGTTCTTTGGAAGACGTGAGCACAGTAAAGCCTGGGAAG GTAAAAATTAGCGGCTATGCCGCATCAGGTGGTGGCAGAGGCATTGAAAGAGTAGATGTGTCTGTTGATGGAGGCAAAACATGGATGGAAGCCTCAAGATCTCAAAAAAGGGGTATTCAGTATATATCAGATGCTGCCGACAGCGACAAATGGGCTTGGGTGCTTTTTGAAGTCACAGCTGATATTCAACACAGCACAGAGATTATTGCAAAAGCG GTAGATTCAGCTGCAAATGTTCAACCTGAAAAGGTCGAAGATGTTTGGAACCTTAGAGGGATATTAAACACTTCATGGCATCGGGTAAAAGTTCAAGCGAGTTACTCAAACTTGTAA
- the LOC25495741 gene encoding pectinesterase inhibitor 1, producing MVRFSILVVVFLLFVASSYADHDVDVQSICKQANDPSFCLVLLKSKPNGVGGDLKSLAQYTLNVLHTNTSNTLTLINKLIAQSGSDPKKQNHYKDCLALFGVEYKGVLGYVLDSLKQFKNSKFNQVGVDMVYLRFHVDDCISGDPSDTSLLPKYGNDVRNIADTTLIMTNMLVRRS from the coding sequence ATGGTTCGTTTCTCAATCCTAGTTGTTgtgtttcttttatttgttgcaTCCTCCTATGCAGATCATGATGTCGATGTGCAATCCATTTGCAAGCAAGCAAATGACCCTTCATTTTGTTTAGTTCTTCTCAAATCTAAACCTAATGGTGTAGGTGGAGACCTCAAGAGTTTAGCACAATACACCCTTAACGTGCTTCACACCAATACGTCCAATACACTCACTCTAATCAACAAACTAATCGCACAAAGTGGTAGTGATCCCAAGAAACAAAACCATTACAAGGATTGTTTGGCTTTATTTGGTGTGGAGTATAAAGGAGTTCTTGGATATGTTCTTGATTCCctaaaacaattcaaaaattcCAAGTTCAATCAAGTGGGTGTGGATATGGTTTATCTCAGGTTCCATGTTGATGACTGTATTTCAGGGGATCCATCTGATACCTCTTTGCTTCCAAAATATGGTAATGATGTCCGCAACATTGCTGATACTACTCTTATTATGACAAATATGTTAGTACGTCGCTCCTAA